The following coding sequences lie in one Aspergillus puulaauensis MK2 DNA, chromosome 3, nearly complete sequence genomic window:
- a CDS encoding LLM class flavin-dependent oxidoreductase (COG:C;~EggNog:ENOG410PGED;~InterPro:IPR011251,IPR016215,IPR036661;~PFAM:PF00296;~go_function: GO:0004497 - monooxygenase activity [Evidence IEA];~go_function: GO:0016705 - oxidoreductase activity, acting on paired donors, with incorporation or reduction of molecular oxygen [Evidence IEA];~go_process: GO:0055114 - oxidation-reduction process [Evidence IEA]), giving the protein MATTKPAQEPKKWILNAFSMSSPTHVAPGLWRHPRNQTHRYKEIGYWIELAKLLDGNFHALFIADMLGIYDVYNGPGNIREVLPGAAQFPISDPSLPIAAMAAVTKSLSFGITASTTYESPFLLARRYSTLDHLSNGRVAWNVVTSYLESAAKNLGLEQEVSHDERYDIADEFLDVVYKLLEGSWRDDAVVLDPELKTYTHPDRVRRIDHRGKYFKVAGPHLVEPSRQRTPFIFQAGASKAGKTFATRHAEAMFLPGMHTESVRKSVLDIRQTALEQGRDLNGLKLIVGMLVIVDETDERAQQKYDEYLSYADLDGSLALFGGWTGADLGKYADDDNFEFTGPGAIQSVVSSWRATIPGSEGIKWTKRRVAQELALGGPHPRAIGSAKTVADMLERWISETDVDGFNISYAVGPGDLEDVVRYLIPELKSRGVFWDAGAAEGRTTRENYLGSDFAKDGRLSSDHPGAKHRWEASNE; this is encoded by the exons atggccaccaccaaaccaGCTCAAGAACCGAAGAAATGGATcctcaacgccttctccATGAGCAGCCCAACCCATGTCGCACCCG GACTGTGGCGGCACCCGAGGAACCAGACTCACCGATACAAGGAAATCGGGTACTGGATCGAACTGGCAAAACTGCTGGATGGGAATTTCCACGCATTGTTCATAGCGGACATGTTAGGAATTTATGATGTGTATAATGGGCCTGGCAATATCCGAGAGGTGCTGCCGGGTGCTGCTCAATTCCCAATCTCTGACCCCTC TCTCCCAAttgctgccatggcagcaGTCACCAAGTCGCTCTCGTTTGGAATCACAGCATCGACAACTTATGAGTCTCCGTTCTTGCTTGCCCGACGATATTCAACGCTGGACCATCTAAGCAACGGCAGAGTAGCATGGAATGTTGTGACCAGCTACCTCGAGAGCGCAGCGAAGAACCTGGGCCTAGAACAGGAAGTAAGCCACGATGAGCGGTATGATATTGCGGACGAATTTCTGGATGTGGTTTACAAGCTTCTTGAAGGCTCCTGGCGGGACGACGCGGTCGTTCTTGATCCTGAGCTGAAGACGTACACGCACCCTGATCGGGTTCGACGGATCGACCATAGAGG GAAATACTTCAAAGTTGCTGGCCCTCATCTTGTCGAGCCGTCCAGGCAACGAACTCCATTCATCTTCCAGGCAGGGGCAAGCAAGGCTGGAAAGACGTTTGCAACCAGACATGCCGAAGCAATGTTCCTCCCAGGGATGCACACTGAATCTGTTCGAAAGAGCGTTCTCGATATTCGACAGACAGCGCTGGAGCAGGGTCGAGACTTGAATGGACTGAAGTTGATTGTGGGTATGCTTGTGATTGTCGACGAAACCGACGAGCGTGCGCAGCAGAAATATGACGAATACTTGTCCTACGCGGACCTCGATGGATCACTGGCGCTTTTTGGCGGTTGGACGGGCGCGGATCTGGGAAAATACGCAGACGATGACAACTTTGAGTTCACGGGCCCCGGTGCGATTCAGAGTGTTGTCTCGAGCTGGAGGGCTACCATTCCCGGGAGCGAGGGCATCAAATGGACGAAAAGGCGTGTCGCACAAGAACTGGCGCTTGGTGGGCCGCATCCCCGTGCTATTGGGTCTGCGAAGACGGTTGCAGATATGCTCGAGAGATGGATTTCCGAGACTGATGTCGATGGTTTCAATATCTCGTATGCCGTTGGTCCGGGGGATCTAGAGGATGTGGTCAGATACTTGATCCCTGAGCTGAAGTCGAGAGGCGTCTTCTGGGACgcaggagctgcagaggGACGAACGACACGAGAAAACTATCTTGGTTCGGATTTTGCAAAGGACGGTAGACTGAGCAGCGATCACCCAGGGGCGAAGCACCGATGGGAGGCCTCCAACGAGTAA
- a CDS encoding uncharacterized protein (TransMembrane:7 (o30-50i76-99o119-136i143-163o183-203i215-240o246-264i)), with translation MELLYSSGCRRYAADAQDICLTLAKVGSFVGTQGFCFLLVLCSLLHRYIFSISRLNLLYGPKYATLPLQEKRHLRLVHVGIVMKSMAAPIMITSISMVIQGGYAWSDSFGPGVTVFDTVSLSTCLLGASALFDLIYDESLRPLYVWHHLVMLLATQGTPALIMSLPTSNEARLLATFEAIKVGLTWVLFSSLGSTLSRLTYLLRKLFSFEPKTLCRLFLVNFITFASVTFLEAAIVAYLLRTRWERLPTSLAIIIALFQALFTTTKYKTVGRLFAVYRNQAMDVKRLLDVTKWENGKNVK, from the exons ATGGAGCTTTTGTATAGCTCAGGTTGTCGTCGCTATGCGGCCGATGCTCAAGACATATGCTTGACTTTGGCCAAGGTGGGCAGCTTTGTAGGGACTCAGGGCTTCTGCTTTCTTCTAGTTCTCTGCAGTCTTCTGCACCGGTATATCTTCTCGATCTCTCGCCTCAACCTGCTCTACGGTCCCAAATATGCAACTCTGCCGTTGCAAGAAAAGCGGCATCTGCGTCTTGTCCATGTGGGCATCGTGATGAAGTCCATGGCGGCCCCGATCATGATAACTTCGATATCCATGGTGATCCAAGGTGGTTATGCTTGGTCGGATTCATTTGGGCCTGGCGTGACTGTTTTTGACACTGTGAGCTTGTCGACCTGCCTTCTGGGGGCATCAGCATTGTTTGACCTGATATACGACGAGAGCCTGCGTCCGCTTTATGTCTGGCATCATCTCGTCATGCTCCTGGCCACACAGGGAACGCCGGCACTGATAATGAGTCTCCCTACGAGCAATGAGGCCCGGTTGCTAGCGACGTTTGAGGCCATCAAGGTCGGACTCACATGGG TTCTCTTCTCCAGTTTAGGGAGTACCCTGTCCAGGCTCACATACCTTCTGCGAAAGCTATTTTCGTTCGAGCCCAAAACACTGTGCCGGCTGTTTCTGGTCAACTTCATTACCTTTGCGTCTGTTACTTTCCTCGAGGCAGCCATCGTCGCCTATCTCCTGCGTACTCGATGGGAACGACTCCCAACGTCGCTCGCTATTATCATAGCGTTATTCCAGGCTTTATTCACGACAACCAAATACAAGACAGTGGGCAGGCTGTTTGCGGTGTATAGAAATCAGGCAATGGATGTGAAGAGACTGCTAGATGTGACGAAGTGGGAGAATGGCAAGAACGTAAAGTAG
- a CDS encoding sodium:solute symporter family protein (COG:P;~EggNog:ENOG410PHHN;~InterPro:IPR001734,IPR038377,IPR031155;~PFAM:PF00474;~TransMembrane:15 (o14-37i58-80o92-111i131-149o161-187i199-228o257-278i299-318o354-387i399-418o430-451i458-477o497-518i564-582o594-617i);~go_component: GO:0016020 - membrane [Evidence IEA];~go_component: GO:0016021 - integral component of membrane [Evidence IEA];~go_function: GO:0015204 - urea transmembrane transporter activity [Evidence IEA];~go_function: GO:0022857 - transmembrane transporter activity [Evidence IEA];~go_process: GO:0055085 - transmembrane transport [Evidence IEA];~go_process: GO:0071918 - urea transmembrane transport [Evidence IEA]) codes for MSETSPAPPLSQGVGYGVVIGLGVAFAIGMVLTTRALKKVFGEDSHTTETFMVANRKVGTGLTASAVISSWTFTSALLGAPYLTYWHGVALPIWWANGQSVMICCFAFLAIQAKLKAPNAHTLLELIRVRYGAAVHILWIAMALINNIFNFTSMLVGASTAVSALTGINVYTCTYLLPLGVVVYTYWGGLRATFLTDYIHTFIIMIVLVWFSLKVIVAAEIGSITALYDLVKSLPQEGTVDGNHAGSYLSMTSNESLFFGIIHIVTNFGIVFMDTGFWQKGFSADIAAAVPGYIIGGNAYFAIPFTFGTVVGLGALALEQTPIWPTYPRRMTQAEVSGGLVLPYTASAVAGKGGAAAILLILFMACTSVASAQLIAVSSIVSFDIYGGYFNKKPTDRELIRWSHVGVVGSALFVSTFATVLHKGGVDLNWLIYMIGIVICPGTFPTCFALLWRKQSRIAAFVSPVAGMAAGFAVWFGTAYKLYGEISITTTGKTLPCMYACLTSMFVPLPVAVSLSYLQPAKFNWDEFLRIERISDTDAAETRFDRNAYFSPERVKYMRRMSRIAAIWAIATFLGQVVLWPLPMYGAKTVMSKGLFVAWVAVGLVWLFITLLVANFYPLVDGGLQQIWEVIAAVKKSRKSAGDESAEVIQVDVQKTS; via the exons ATGAGCGAGACAAGCCCAGCACCGCCCCTATCTCAAGGGGTTGGATACGGAGTGGTCATTGGGTTAGGGGTTGCCTTTGCAATAG GCATGGTGCTCACAACAAGGGCATTGAAGAAAGTATTTGGAGAAGACAGTCATACAACTGAGAC TTTCATGGTCGCGAACAGAAAAGTTGGGACAGGATTGACAGCATCGGCGGTGATATCTTCATGGACCTTCACATCGGCGCTTCTAGGAGCTCCCTACCTTACCTACTGGCATGGAGTCGCTCTACCAATCTGGTGGGCAAACGGCCAGAGCGTCATGATCTGCTGTTTTGCCTTTCTTGCAATCCAAGCCAAACTCAAGGCGCCAAACGCGCATACCCTGCTTGAGCTTATTCGTGTACGGTATGGCGCCGCAGTGCATATCTTGTGGATCGCGATGGCACTCATCAACAATATCTTCAACTTTACATCGATGCTGGTAGGCGCATCGACAGCAGTCTCTGCGCTGACTGGTATTAACGTATATACCTGCACCTACCTCCTACCACTCGGCGTCGTCGTGTATACGTACTGGGGCGGACTCAGAGCAACGTTTCTGACCGACTACATCCATACGTTTATCATCATGATTGTGTTGGTATGGTTCAGCCTGAAGGTCATCGTGGCCGCAGAGATTGGCTCAATTACTGCACTTTATGATCTGGTCAAGTCTCTTCCGCAGGAAGGGACAGTCGATGGTAACCACGCTGGGTCATATCTCTCCATGACGAGCAACGAGTCTCTTTTCTTTGGAATCATCCACATAGTGACCAATTTTGGAATTGTATTTATGGATACGGGATTCTGGCAGAAGGGGTTCTCCGCAGATATTGCCGCCGCGGTGCCTGGGTATATTATCGGCGGCAATGCCTACTTCGCAATACCCTTCACATTTGGGACGGTTGTTGGGCTTG GAGCCCTTGCCTTGGAACAGACTCCAATATGGCCGACTTATCCTCGTAGGATGACCCAGGCAGAGGTCTCTGGGGGTTTAGTCTTGCCCTACACAGCATCAGCTGTCGCTGGAAAAGGAGGTGCCGCTGCAATCCTCTTGATTTTATTTATGGCGTGTACAAGTGTCGCATCTGCACAGCTCATCGCTGTCAGCTCGATAGTCTCATTTGACATCTACGGAGGGTACTTCAACAAGAAGCCCACCGACCGAGAGCTGATCCGCTGGTCGCATGTCGGGGTCGTCGGAAGTGCGCTCTTCGTTTCCACCTTTGCAACTGTCCTTCATAAGGGTGGTGTGGATCTCAACTGGCTGATTTATATGATTGGAATCGTCATCTG CCCCGGAACCTTCCCGACCTGCTTTGCGCTGCTCTGGAGGAAACAGTCAAGAATTGCAGCCTTTGTATCCCCTGTTGCTGGAATGGCTGCTGGGTTCGCTGTCTGGTTTGGCACCGCGTATAAACTGTATGGTGAAATCAGCATCACGACGACGGGAAAGACATTGCCCTGCATGTACGCCTGTCTCACCTCGATGTTCGTACCGCTTCCAGTAGCAGTGTCGTTGTCATACCTACAACCAGCAAAATTCAACTGGGATGAGTTTCTGAGGATCGAAAGAATCAGCGACACTGACGCCGCAGAGACGCGATTTGACCGCAACGCTTATTTCAGTCCGGAGCGCGTCAAGTATATGAGGCGGATGTCGAGAATCGCCGCCATCTGGGCCATTGCAACATTCCTTGGTCAGGTTGTCCTCTGGCCACTGCCCATGTACGGCGCAAAGACGGTGATGTCCAAGGGGCTGTTTGTTGCGTGGGTGGCGGTGGGACTGGTCTGGCTGTTCATCACGCTGCTGGTGGCCAATTTCTATCCTCTGGTGGACGGTGGGCTGCAGCAGATTTGGGAGGTCATTGCAGCAGTCAAAAAGTCGCGAAAGTCTGCAGGAGACGAGTCGGCAGAGGTGATTCAAGTGGATGTGCAGAAGACGTCGTGA
- a CDS encoding cytochrome P450 (COG:Q;~EggNog:ENOG410PI6J;~InterPro:IPR001128,IPR002403,IPR017972,IPR036396;~PFAM:PF00067;~TransMembrane:1 (i7-27o);~go_function: GO:0004497 - monooxygenase activity [Evidence IEA];~go_function: GO:0005506 - iron ion binding [Evidence IEA];~go_function: GO:0016705 - oxidoreductase activity, acting on paired donors, with incorporation or reduction of molecular oxygen [Evidence IEA];~go_function: GO:0020037 - heme binding [Evidence IEA];~go_process: GO:0055114 - oxidation-reduction process [Evidence IEA]) codes for MLLNLNVSLLPATGILCALVCIVVKLFETSPVPKDIPWVLKKQNFLRRAAERFIGVNPISFIQEGYEKYSKNQQPFVMPSVNEGDEVVLPKEHSNLVLFAKESEYSFKAHILEFFQLKYTSWPLAFSEKYDFFVKLVSKDLTETLKSDAIAEALAQEARACLSDIWGEDHENWTDVSLYSAMEKTAARMINVLAIGPGKSDDTSLLNAMTNCSNAIVFGANVIKAFPSFLHCIIGPVVGLVNRWQEQVFHARMKPLIEAKIKEQKETFDPAALQENLKTKGSLLDMLINTGLKSKWPVEVETMWLAYRIFMINFPGVHTSGISATSALLDILSYPSEEGLIEMLQEEIQSISAATSGKWTAAELEQATLLDSAIKESLRFNGINALSPTRTVVAPNGATLPNGLFLPYGTKIGIPQYAVHRDSDLYSNPDEYNPYRFYKPDATSTERRENSMTNTSESYVVFGHGRRQCPGRWIFAHIFKVLIAEMLLNYEIKPFATRPKIHRWGRFQLPPLATKLTVRRRKHAPVTAL; via the exons ATGCTTCTGAACCTCAATGTTTCCCTCCTGCCCGCCACAGGCATACTGTGTGCCCTCGTCTGCATCGTTGTCAAGCTCTTCGAGACCTCCCCGGTGCCCAAGGACATCCCCTGGGTGCTGAAGAAACAGAACTTCCTCCGCCGCGCCGCTGAGCGCTTCATTGGTGTCAACCCcatcagcttcatccaagAGGGATATGAAAAG TACTCCAAGAACCAGCAGCCCTTTGTGATGCCCAGCGTCAACGAGGGCGATGAAGTTGTCCTGCCCAAAGAGCACTCAAACCTGGTTCTCTTCGCCAAAGAGTCCGAGTACAGCTTCAAGGCACACATCCTcgagttcttccagctcaAATACACCAGCTGGCCCCTCGCCTTCTCTGAAAAATACGACTTCTTCGTCAAGCTCGTCAGCAAAGACCTCACCGAGACCCTCAAGTCCGATGCCATTGCAGAGGCCCTCGCCCAGGAGGCGCGTGCCTGTCTCTCTGATATCTGGGGCGAGGACCACGAGAACTGGACGGACGTCTCGCTGTACTCTGCCATGGAAAAGACTGCTGCCCGCATGATCAATGTCCTCGCCATTGGGCCTGGCAAGAGTGATGATACCAGCCTGCTCAACGCCATGACAAACTGCTCCAATGCTATTGTCTTCGGGGCCAACGTAATCAAGGCCTTTCCCTCATTCCTGCATTG CATCATCGGCCCCGTTGTCGGCCTCGTCAATCGATGGCAGGAACAGGTCTTCCATGCTCGCATGAAGCCTCTCATCGAGGCCAAGATCAAGGAGCAGAAAGAGACCTTTGACCCGGCGGCCCTGCAGGAGAACCTCAAAACAAAGGGCAGTCTCCTGGACATGCTCATCAACACTGGCCTCAAGAGCAAGTGGCCCGTCGAGGTCGAGACGATGTGGCTGGCCTACAGAATCTTCATGATCAACTTCCCCGGCGTCCACACCAGCGGTATCTCTGCCACCAGCGCGCTGCTTGACATCCTCAGTTACCCCAGTGAAGAGGGCCTGATTGAAATGCTGCAAGAGGAGATCCAGAGcatctccgccgccaccaGTGGGAAATGGACCGCggctgagctggagcaggCTACACTGCTGGACAGCGCTATCAAGGAGAGCCTGCGATTCAACGGCATCAACGCCCTCTCCCCTACCAGGACA GTTGTTGCACCAAATGGCGCCACCCTCCCCAACGGTCTTTTCCTCCCTTACGGCACCAAGATCGGAATCCCCCAATACGCCGTCCACCGCGACAGCGACCTCTACTCTAACCCCGACGAATACAATCCCTACCGCTTCTACAAACCCGACGCAACCTCTACCGAACGCCGCGAGAACTCGATGACCAACACGAGTGAATCATACGTGGTCTTCGGCCACGGCCGCCGCCAGTGTCCCGGCCGCTGGATCTTCGCCCACATCTTCAAGGTGCTCATTGCCGAGATGCTTCTCAACTATGAGATCAAGCCGTTTGCCACACGGCCCAAGATCCACA GATGGGGACGCTTCCAACTACCGCCCCTGGCGACGAAACTGACTGTGCGACGACGTAAACACGCTCCTGTCACGGCGCTCTGA
- a CDS encoding peroxiredoxin-like family protein (COG:O;~EggNog:ENOG410PIH5;~InterPro:IPR032801,IPR036249;~PFAM:PF13911,PF00578;~go_process: GO:0055114 - oxidation-reduction process [Evidence IEA]) has product MAGHGVATDSLPAAVTQLQVADFPVFDREGKELPFSDVYNGRNATDRTLVVFVRHFFCGSCQEYLERLSATITPNLLSQSPTSTSVAVVGFGDYRLIDFYAEQSRCPFPIYSDPTRKLHDALGMINTWDVGQQPGYISKSLPRLAVEGLWQALKQLPNGLAFKNGSAQQEGGEFLFEPTGEGDKRVTWCHRMQNSWGHTEIPAISRVLLGHEVAKTDRVVGGRSDNT; this is encoded by the exons ATGGCAGGCCACGGCGTGGCCACCGACTCGCTGCCGGCAGCAGTGACCCAGCTCCAGGTCGCAGACTTCCCGGTGTTTGATCGCGAGGGAAAGGAGCTTCCTTTCAGCGATGTTTACAACGGTCGCAATGCCACCGATCGGACCCTGGTTGTCTTTGTCCGCCATTTCTTCTGTGGC AGCTGCCAGGAATACCTCGAGCGCTTATCGGCCACCATCACCCCCAACCTCCTTTCGCAATCGCCCACCAGCACCTCGGTCGCTGTCGTCGGATTTGGCGACTATCGCTTAATCGACTTTTACGCAGAGCAGTCGCGCTGCCCGTTCCCCATATACTCTGACCCAACGCGCAAGCTCCACGATGCGCTCGGAATGATCAATACGTGGGATGTTGGCCAACAGCCGGGATACATATCCAAGAGCCTGCCTCGCCTGGCCGTTGAGGGCCTGTGGCAGGCTCTGAAACAACTGCCGAATGGGCTGGCTTTCAAGAACGGCTCGGCGCAGCAGGAGGGCGGCGAGTTTCTCTTCGAACCGACCGGCGAGGGCGACAAGCGCGTCACCTGGTGCCATCGCATGCAGAATTCTTGGGGTCATACCGAAATCCCTGCGATTTCCAGGGTTCTTCTCGGGCACGAAGTGGCGAAAACAGATAGGGTGGTCGGCGGTAGGTCGGACAATACCTGA